A genomic window from Sulfurimonas sp. hsl 1-7 includes:
- a CDS encoding ATP-binding protein, giving the protein MRAVIGKYLDSIDTLKLEDRILCYNTLILGEQGSGKTNLACKIRNFIIDKDVPTIYLDFDDSHEDNIELRYKDEHFNYIRFDETEEFDKEFEALVSQRKHIYMAVNPNFFSNKRDVKSKLTQTISNKDLLENYYYFFHDIENLNGFYTKFEDFLLYMLSFTNLQKYGFTFLAQPHSTFENPHLKLLFTFLYVGRCANVDYFNTSNLKNLKKNRFFYQYRTAYPTLLFNEIKNSVVQIDEYIPEE; this is encoded by the coding sequence ATGAGAGCTGTAATTGGTAAATACTTAGATAGTATAGATACTTTAAAATTAGAAGATAGAATCCTTTGTTATAACACTCTGATCTTAGGTGAACAAGGGTCGGGAAAAACAAATTTAGCTTGTAAAATAAGAAATTTCATTATTGATAAAGATGTACCGACAATATATCTGGACTTTGACGATTCACATGAAGATAACATTGAACTAAGATATAAAGATGAACATTTTAACTATATTAGATTTGATGAAACAGAAGAGTTTGATAAAGAATTTGAAGCACTTGTATCGCAAAGAAAACATATCTATATGGCAGTGAATCCTAACTTTTTTTCAAACAAAAGAGATGTAAAGTCAAAACTGACACAGACAATCTCAAATAAAGATCTGTTAGAAAATTACTATTACTTTTTCCACGATATTGAAAATTTAAACGGTTTCTATACAAAATTTGAAGACTTTTTACTTTATATGTTGAGTTTTACAAATTTACAAAAATATGGTTTTACTTTCTTGGCACAGCCACACTCAACATTTGAGAATCCACATTTAAAACTACTATTTACTTTCTTGTATGTAGGTAGATGTGCGAATGTAGATTATTTCAACACTTCAAACTTGAAAAACTTGAAGAAAAATAGATTTTTCTATCAATATAGAACAGCGTATCCAACATTACTGTTTAACGAGATTAAAAACTCTGTTGTTCAAATTGACGAGTATATTCCAGAAGAGTAG
- a CDS encoding NAD(P)H-hydrate dehydratase, protein MQNIFDEVGSLDRKCYEEFALSEDLLMEHAADGMADFIKNNYSRGATVLVVCGGGNNGADGLALARILHKDYEVKVFMAKEAKSEMAKLQLLRSQKVGVSFVDQLFNTEIIVDAILGTGFSGELSSELTQTLETLNNYKAVKIACDIPSGYKFNADYTLTMGGLKKSLYEDKVKDIVGEITVLDLGVAREIYESDSKIKLLEESDLQLPNRKKQNTHKGSYGHLAVISGEKTGASVMSAQAAFRFGTALVTLLSNENINAPYEIMQSHQLPSSASAIALGMGLGVEFSQSELERFVSNGHPLLLDADIFYHPLLSSLLGRKNVVITPHPKEFCEVLKQCNLVEISVEELQQSRFEYAQLFSKHFPQVTLVLKGTNVIISQGEQIFVNPYGTNVLAKGGSGDVLAGLIAGLLAQGYAPLDAAISGSLAHTQLAKSYKGADFSLTPIDLIDGICKL, encoded by the coding sequence ATGCAAAATATTTTTGATGAAGTAGGTTCACTCGATCGCAAATGTTATGAAGAGTTCGCTCTAAGCGAAGACCTTTTAATGGAACATGCAGCTGATGGTATGGCTGATTTTATCAAAAACAACTATTCCCGCGGAGCAACTGTTTTAGTTGTTTGTGGAGGTGGTAATAACGGTGCAGACGGTTTAGCACTCGCTCGCATACTCCATAAAGATTATGAGGTAAAAGTTTTTATGGCAAAAGAGGCAAAAAGCGAGATGGCAAAGCTACAGCTTTTGCGTTCGCAAAAAGTGGGTGTATCTTTTGTCGATCAACTTTTTAATACCGAGATAATTGTTGATGCTATTTTAGGAACAGGTTTTAGCGGTGAACTCTCCTCAGAGTTAACGCAAACATTAGAGACCCTAAATAACTACAAAGCTGTGAAAATAGCGTGTGATATTCCAAGCGGCTATAAATTTAATGCCGATTATACACTTACAATGGGTGGTTTAAAAAAATCTCTCTATGAAGATAAGGTCAAAGATATCGTCGGAGAAATAACTGTTTTAGATCTCGGCGTAGCGCGTGAAATTTATGAGAGTGATTCGAAGATTAAACTGCTTGAGGAGAGTGATTTACAGCTCCCAAACAGAAAGAAGCAAAATACTCATAAGGGTTCTTACGGGCATCTTGCAGTGATAAGCGGAGAAAAAACAGGAGCAAGTGTTATGAGTGCACAGGCTGCTTTTCGTTTTGGAACAGCATTGGTCACACTTTTAAGTAATGAAAACATTAATGCCCCTTACGAGATTATGCAATCACATCAATTACCAAGCAGTGCATCGGCAATAGCACTGGGAATGGGGCTAGGTGTCGAGTTTTCTCAAAGTGAATTGGAGCGTTTTGTCAGCAATGGACATCCGCTGCTTTTGGATGCAGATATTTTTTACCACCCTTTACTCTCTAGTTTATTAGGGAGAAAAAATGTTGTAATTACTCCCCATCCAAAAGAGTTTTGCGAGGTTTTAAAACAGTGTAATCTCGTAGAGATCTCTGTAGAGGAATTACAACAAAGCAGATTTGAGTATGCACAACTCTTTAGCAAACATTTCCCGCAAGTTACACTTGTACTCAAAGGTACAAATGTGATTATCTCTCAAGGTGAGCAGATATTTGTAAACCCTTACGGGACTAATGTTTTAGCAAAAGGTGGCAGTGGTGATGTGTTAGCAGGGCTTATTGCCGGGCTTTTAGCACAGGGATATGCTCCGCTTGATGCTGCAATCAGCGGTTCACTTGCTCATACGCAGTTGGCAAAAAGTTACAAGGGTGCTGATTTTTCACTTACGCCGATCGATTTGATCGATGGTATATGTAAACTGTAA
- a CDS encoding EAL domain-containing response regulator, protein MSINTVPLAEAIVRLQQEAKGLSVLYVEDDLNIQKAYVHFLERFFEDMTYCNNGKEGLEAASKKKFDLIISDVEMPYLNGIEMVQKIKEIFPEQKVILVSAHKGSEILHQSISLQVDGYLFKPLDRTIAIDLLYKVVSILKTEYENRKYKENLEKIVTEKTQELIRSFTIDKVTQFYSLAKLQQEKFDNMDRSLAIVKVRKFKSINDFYGYNAGDFILKQTAQFLRTELQEKYQEYEIEIYRVSGSHFVIASQANVKKLYELIDEMQHLFEITKIDIKEENLLLEMDAAVLDTHTKPSLSNLDKALRKAEAINGIVLYENDEKEELNYKNRLLCKNKLIKAYKENRIINYYQPIVDNRNGTVYKYEALVRMVSEDGEVISPGVFLPIAKETKMYALITKSVLLSALYDFRESECMVSINLSLEDIKSKEIRSLIREGLEQFPEPDRIVFEILESDEIDSYTVLVEFIQEIHNLGAKVAIDDFGSGYSNFEHLTRLYVDYIKIDGSLIKDIHTNHYSQAVVQMLYDFASKMNIKTIAEFVSKSEISHYINAIGIDESQGYFFSEPLPFQDSMKRIYKIDEDKI, encoded by the coding sequence GTGTCTATTAATACAGTACCTTTAGCAGAAGCGATTGTACGTCTTCAACAAGAGGCAAAAGGTTTGAGTGTTTTATATGTAGAAGATGACCTAAATATACAAAAAGCATATGTACACTTTTTAGAACGATTTTTTGAAGATATGACTTACTGCAATAATGGAAAAGAGGGGCTGGAGGCTGCGTCGAAAAAAAAATTTGACCTCATTATCAGCGATGTAGAGATGCCTTATCTCAACGGTATCGAGATGGTGCAGAAAATTAAAGAAATTTTTCCTGAGCAAAAAGTAATACTTGTTTCGGCACATAAGGGTTCTGAAATTCTGCATCAGTCCATATCGTTACAGGTAGACGGTTATCTTTTTAAACCGCTCGATCGTACCATCGCCATAGATCTGCTTTATAAAGTAGTTTCAATACTAAAGACAGAGTATGAAAACCGTAAATATAAAGAGAATTTAGAGAAAATTGTAACAGAGAAAACACAAGAGCTTATCCGCTCTTTTACAATCGATAAAGTAACACAGTTTTACTCTTTAGCGAAACTGCAACAAGAAAAATTTGATAACATGGATAGATCGCTTGCTATCGTAAAGGTAAGAAAATTTAAAAGCATTAATGATTTTTACGGCTATAATGCAGGAGATTTCATACTGAAGCAGACAGCTCAGTTTTTACGTACAGAACTTCAAGAAAAATATCAAGAGTATGAGATAGAGATTTACCGTGTGTCAGGCTCCCATTTTGTTATTGCAAGCCAAGCAAATGTAAAAAAGCTCTACGAACTTATAGATGAGATGCAACATCTTTTTGAGATTACAAAAATAGATATCAAAGAGGAGAATCTTCTCTTGGAAATGGATGCGGCCGTATTGGATACCCATACAAAACCTTCATTATCAAATCTTGATAAAGCGCTGCGCAAAGCAGAAGCGATTAACGGCATTGTTTTATATGAAAATGATGAAAAAGAGGAACTCAATTACAAAAATAGGCTCCTGTGTAAAAATAAACTTATCAAAGCATATAAAGAAAACCGTATTATCAACTATTATCAACCGATAGTGGATAATAGAAATGGCACTGTTTATAAGTATGAGGCTCTTGTGAGAATGGTTTCAGAAGATGGAGAGGTGATCTCTCCAGGTGTTTTCTTGCCTATAGCGAAAGAAACAAAGATGTATGCACTCATTACAAAAAGCGTGTTGCTATCCGCTTTATATGATTTTCGTGAATCTGAGTGCATGGTGAGCATCAATCTTTCATTAGAAGATATTAAAAGTAAAGAGATCCGCTCTTTAATTCGCGAGGGTTTAGAACAGTTTCCAGAACCTGATCGCATCGTATTTGAAATTTTAGAGAGTGATGAGATAGATTCTTATACAGTCTTGGTAGAGTTTATTCAAGAGATACATAATTTAGGTGCGAAAGTTGCCATTGATGATTTTGGAAGCGGATATTCCAATTTCGAACATCTCACACGTTTGTATGTTGATTATATTAAAATCGACGGCTCTTTAATTAAAGATATTCATACAAATCACTATTCGCAGGCAGTTGTACAGATGCTTTACGATTTTGCTTCGAAAATGAATATAAAAACGATTGCGGAGTTTGTTTCTAAGTCAGAAATCAGTCATTATATCAACGCTATCGGCATCGATGAATCACAGGGGTATTTCTTTAGCGAACCACTCCCTTTTCAAGACTCTATGAAACGAATTTACAAGATCGATGAAGATAAGATATAA
- a CDS encoding ATP-binding response regulator, protein MKHTLELLQKLACNKSILIVEDDSLIIESLERLLSHFFQSVLSAQRVDEAFAIFDQHKENDLLIITDINLGEESGVEFACKVKKQNPQQKILAISGTEKREVFVDSIRCGIDRFVLKPLEDNELFEALIALLQKIDYDNELKHQSQLLEESREYALQLLEEQDQFLKNAIHEIHTPLAVIITNIDLLRMQNIENESIDAIEAGSRIIQNSYEDMTYLMKKDRMQELKENIDLVSFITERKNYFQCIAEVNNLQISMLLGQRNLPSLFFSEPKLARLIDNTLSNAIKYSYRPSEVTITVGLSNSKIFFEVHNEGPVIQNKEKIFERFHRESKHNGGYGLGLHIVAQICQEENVEVQISSTKERGTSFRYIFHHATQLQHNSPKIQKIKTEK, encoded by the coding sequence ATGAAACATACCTTAGAGCTTTTACAGAAACTTGCTTGTAACAAAAGTATTTTGATTGTAGAAGACGATTCTCTTATTATAGAAAGCCTCGAACGTTTGTTAAGTCATTTTTTTCAAAGTGTATTGAGTGCACAGAGAGTTGATGAAGCATTCGCTATTTTTGATCAACACAAGGAGAATGATCTTCTTATCATTACCGATATTAACCTCGGTGAAGAGAGCGGTGTTGAATTTGCTTGCAAGGTTAAAAAACAGAATCCTCAACAAAAAATTCTTGCAATCTCCGGAACTGAAAAACGGGAAGTATTTGTAGATTCTATTCGTTGTGGAATAGATAGATTTGTACTAAAACCATTGGAAGACAATGAACTTTTTGAAGCTCTCATAGCGTTGTTGCAGAAAATTGATTACGATAATGAGCTTAAGCATCAGAGCCAACTCTTAGAAGAATCTAGAGAGTATGCATTACAACTTTTAGAAGAACAAGATCAGTTTCTAAAAAATGCAATACACGAAATACATACCCCTTTAGCAGTTATTATTACAAACATTGATCTTTTACGTATGCAAAATATTGAAAACGAATCAATCGATGCAATTGAAGCGGGGAGTCGCATAATTCAAAACAGTTATGAGGACATGACCTACTTAATGAAAAAAGATCGCATGCAAGAGCTAAAAGAAAACATTGACCTTGTCTCTTTTATTACAGAACGTAAAAACTATTTCCAGTGTATTGCGGAAGTGAATAATTTACAGATCTCTATGTTGTTAGGACAGAGAAATTTACCGAGTCTTTTCTTTTCAGAGCCTAAACTTGCACGTTTGATTGACAACACTCTTTCAAACGCCATTAAGTACTCCTACAGACCTAGTGAAGTAACAATAACTGTTGGCTTAAGCAATTCAAAAATATTTTTTGAAGTACATAATGAAGGCCCTGTTATTCAAAACAAAGAGAAGATTTTTGAGCGTTTCCATCGCGAAAGTAAACATAACGGCGGCTATGGACTTGGACTTCATATTGTGGCGCAAATTTGCCAAGAGGAAAATGTAGAGGTTCAAATAAGTTCAACAAAAGAGAGAGGAACCTCTTTTCGATATATCTTTCACCATGCGACACAATTGCAACATAACTCTCCTAAAATACAAAAGATAAAGACGGAGAAATAA
- a CDS encoding sodium-dependent transporter, producing MKIARFSRIGFILAAAGSAVGLGNIWKFPYITGEYGGGAFVLVYLLTVVLVGFSIMIAEMLIGYLGRRDTVSSFEELAPNYKDLWKLGGFQAMAGLSIMIFYSVVIGWIFNYIITSLEYLPSSVKEAETTFSLMLHTDFLTQLLYHTLAFVMITYVLTKGIKGGIERINLILMPSLMLILAGMFIYAVSLDSFSRAVEFMFAADWSKLNSEAFVTAVGHGFFTLSLGMGAIMTYAASMEKGSNIIKSAFWVVFLDTTIAIVAGLMLFTFLYQYGSGPAKGPGLVFISLPAAFYEMGVLGNFFAVLFFLALAFAGLTSAVSLVEPMVQYFIDRFSFSRAKASILMGLFFWFFGIFAILSNIDGAKEYLTWGEKSFFDWVDYVTAAIMLPMGGLIMSIFVGYVIEKNRVEAALKPFLKWAFEPWYFSLKYLIPIAMFVVMLNLMGLV from the coding sequence ATGAAAATAGCAAGGTTTAGTAGGATCGGATTTATTTTAGCAGCTGCAGGAAGCGCTGTAGGACTAGGGAATATATGGAAATTTCCATACATCACTGGTGAATACGGCGGAGGTGCTTTTGTTTTAGTTTATCTACTTACTGTTGTCCTTGTTGGATTTTCTATTATGATAGCAGAAATGCTCATTGGGTATCTTGGAAGACGCGATACTGTGTCATCGTTTGAAGAACTTGCACCAAATTATAAAGACCTTTGGAAGCTTGGTGGTTTTCAAGCAATGGCAGGACTCTCTATTATGATCTTCTATTCTGTCGTCATTGGATGGATCTTTAACTATATAATTACATCTTTAGAATATTTGCCTTCAAGTGTTAAAGAAGCTGAAACAACTTTTTCACTTATGTTACATACAGACTTCCTGACTCAGCTTCTCTACCATACACTTGCATTCGTTATGATCACTTATGTTTTAACAAAAGGGATCAAAGGGGGTATTGAGAGGATCAATCTTATACTTATGCCTTCACTAATGCTTATTTTAGCGGGCATGTTTATTTATGCAGTATCATTAGACTCTTTTTCAAGAGCCGTAGAGTTTATGTTTGCAGCTGATTGGTCTAAACTCAATTCTGAAGCATTTGTTACTGCAGTTGGACACGGTTTCTTTACACTTAGTCTTGGTATGGGTGCGATTATGACTTATGCCGCTTCAATGGAAAAAGGCTCAAACATTATAAAGTCTGCTTTTTGGGTTGTATTTTTAGACACTACGATCGCAATTGTAGCAGGCCTTATGCTTTTTACTTTTCTCTATCAATACGGTTCGGGACCGGCAAAAGGTCCCGGTTTAGTTTTTATCTCTTTACCTGCTGCATTTTATGAGATGGGAGTTTTAGGAAATTTCTTCGCCGTCTTATTTTTCTTAGCTCTTGCATTTGCAGGTCTGACATCGGCTGTTTCACTGGTTGAGCCTATGGTACAGTACTTTATAGATAGATTCTCATTCTCAAGAGCAAAAGCTTCGATTTTAATGGGACTGTTTTTCTGGTTTTTTGGAATTTTTGCAATTCTGTCAAATATAGATGGAGCAAAAGAGTATCTGACATGGGGTGAAAAAAGCTTTTTTGACTGGGTAGATTACGTTACAGCTGCCATTATGCTTCCAATGGGCGGACTTATTATGTCGATATTTGTAGGTTATGTTATAGAGAAAAACCGTGTTGAGGCTGCTCTCAAACCATTTTTAAAATGGGCGTTTGAGCCTTGGTACTTTTCTCTTAAATACCTTATTCCGATAGCTATGTTTGTAGTTATGTTAAATTTAATGGGGCTAGTATAA
- a CDS encoding thiazole synthase, with the protein MDNKLKIGKYELGSRLIVGSGKYDSFDMTKEATLASGSELITVAVRRLNITDPDKENLRDTFAGTNVKFLPNSAGCVTAEEAITTFRLTREATGIDLIKLEVIGDTQKTLYPDVIETIKACEVLHKEGFTIMAYTSDDPIMAKRLEDAGADAVMPLAAPIGSGLGVQNPYNVVFVREAVSVPVIVDAGIGCASDAAYAMELGAEGVLTNTAIAQANDPIAMAQAMKHAVIGGRMSYLAGRIPKKPYATASSPVDGLIQF; encoded by the coding sequence ATGGATAATAAACTAAAAATCGGAAAATATGAACTAGGATCTCGTCTGATCGTTGGAAGTGGGAAATATGACTCTTTTGATATGACAAAAGAGGCGACTTTAGCATCTGGAAGTGAGCTTATCACTGTTGCGGTTCGTCGTTTAAACATTACTGACCCGGATAAAGAGAATCTTCGTGATACTTTTGCGGGAACTAACGTAAAGTTTTTACCAAACTCTGCGGGATGTGTAACTGCTGAAGAGGCAATTACTACTTTTAGATTAACTCGTGAAGCGACAGGAATCGATCTAATTAAACTGGAAGTTATCGGTGATACACAAAAAACTTTATATCCGGATGTAATTGAGACAATTAAAGCGTGTGAAGTACTACATAAAGAGGGCTTTACTATTATGGCTTATACTTCAGATGACCCGATCATGGCTAAACGTCTTGAAGATGCGGGTGCTGATGCTGTTATGCCATTAGCTGCTCCTATTGGAAGTGGACTTGGTGTACAAAACCCTTACAATGTTGTTTTCGTTCGTGAAGCGGTAAGTGTACCTGTAATCGTTGATGCGGGAATAGGGTGTGCAAGTGATGCTGCGTATGCTATGGAACTTGGTGCTGAGGGTGTGCTTACAAACACTGCGATCGCACAAGCTAATGATCCTATCGCTATGGCTCAGGCTATGAAACATGCGGTTATCGGTGGACGTATGAGTTATTTAGCGGGACGTATTCCGAAAAAACCTTATGCGACTGCATCTAGCCCGGTTGACGGACTTATTCAGTTCTAG
- a CDS encoding sensor histidine kinase, protein MNEKRSQTIETLKVIAHQWRQPLNLISMEAINLNVQANLNEQVDSKHLLESTKRIEEQVQRMSVILKSILHLGSSESYKRLFSLNKLFNSIYDDFTKASKNKTIELQMSSMEDDIQIYGFASDLHEVLLNLLNNAADAYKEQSRDEKTIFLESSCDDKNCTIKVRDNAGGIPESIADMVFEQNFSTKITGEGFGIGLYIAKLLIETEFEGSINFNTTSQGTEFIITIPRKDICTLKFIH, encoded by the coding sequence ATGAATGAAAAAAGATCACAAACAATAGAAACTTTAAAAGTTATTGCTCACCAATGGAGACAGCCTCTAAATCTTATCAGTATGGAAGCGATCAATCTAAATGTGCAAGCAAACTTGAATGAGCAAGTTGATTCTAAACATCTACTAGAAAGCACAAAACGCATAGAGGAACAAGTACAAAGAATGTCCGTGATTCTCAAGAGTATTTTGCACTTGGGAAGCTCAGAATCTTACAAACGCCTTTTCTCTTTAAATAAACTTTTTAATTCTATCTATGACGATTTCACAAAAGCAAGTAAAAATAAAACGATAGAGTTACAGATGAGTTCTATGGAAGATGATATACAAATATATGGATTTGCAAGTGATCTGCATGAAGTATTGCTCAATCTTTTAAATAATGCTGCAGATGCTTATAAAGAGCAAAGCAGAGATGAGAAAACTATTTTTTTAGAGAGTAGTTGTGATGATAAAAATTGTACTATAAAAGTAAGGGATAATGCCGGTGGAATTCCTGAAAGTATTGCAGATATGGTGTTTGAGCAAAATTTTTCTACTAAAATCACGGGAGAAGGATTTGGTATAGGTCTGTATATAGCCAAACTTCTTATAGAAACAGAGTTTGAAGGCTCCATAAATTTCAATACAACATCGCAAGGGACGGAATTTATTATTACAATACCGCGCAAAGATATATGTACACTCAAGTTTATCCATTAA
- a CDS encoding EAL domain-containing protein produces the protein MSNLIQKLKEGSEQRSVLIVDDDYELASSLGRILKMFFEQCVIAHDGEEALMLYKEALERSEPFTLVVTDLELPKKGGLTLIKELRELEKEQPILIISAHDASEFITEAISLDVKGYILKPVAMPKLFEHLEKILFEKNNSPEKTQTVDSVTHWGTKEKLEELLTHKLNTHTLLLRIKVNYLSNIYHLIGNEYADQYLKELALLLENIQVDSDALFYRLSLDELVIVLENNTLNYTKKLAQEMVSIARYFHISENGIIINSTLSIGIAQGEKNLLQNAKLALEKSSESGNGFVASYTQEEYDKDLSITHGRDIMKMIYRAIEDDAVIPYIQPVVDIKTQEVELFSSYVRIMQEEKVYSPETFLNIAQNAHQMSMITRSMIKSTFALSRKNEHNKALFTIYLANEDFYDESLLPYILFWSSRYNIEPSCIAFEISQTDFTEDEINKNFSLLNELKKNGFQFVLNNFGLNNYNLVAVLEFQPQYIKLHPKLLKKGMLHNRHQNIEKIIAIIHLIGAKAIATHISDKELLDFMETTSIDYIQGYQVCAPYKVETYE, from the coding sequence ATGTCTAACTTGATTCAGAAGCTCAAAGAGGGAAGTGAACAAAGATCCGTACTTATAGTTGATGATGATTATGAACTTGCCAGTTCTCTAGGTCGTATACTAAAGATGTTTTTTGAGCAGTGTGTTATCGCTCATGACGGAGAAGAAGCATTAATGCTCTATAAGGAGGCACTTGAAAGATCAGAACCTTTTACTCTGGTTGTCACTGATCTGGAGCTTCCAAAAAAAGGTGGTTTGACACTTATTAAAGAGCTTCGGGAACTTGAGAAAGAACAACCTATTTTAATTATCTCCGCACACGATGCATCTGAGTTTATAACCGAAGCTATCTCTTTGGATGTAAAGGGATATATTTTAAAACCTGTCGCTATGCCTAAATTATTTGAGCATCTTGAAAAGATTTTATTTGAAAAAAACAACTCCCCAGAGAAGACACAGACGGTTGATAGTGTAACACATTGGGGGACTAAAGAAAAGCTTGAAGAATTGTTAACACACAAGTTAAATACGCATACTCTTCTATTGCGTATTAAAGTTAATTACCTCTCAAACATCTATCATCTAATTGGTAACGAATATGCAGATCAGTATCTTAAAGAGCTTGCTCTTTTATTAGAGAATATACAAGTTGACAGTGATGCACTGTTTTATCGTTTAAGTCTAGATGAGCTTGTAATTGTGTTAGAAAACAATACTTTAAACTATACAAAAAAACTTGCACAAGAGATGGTCTCTATTGCACGTTATTTTCATATCTCCGAAAACGGAATTATTATTAATTCTACACTCAGTATAGGGATTGCACAAGGGGAGAAAAACCTTTTACAAAATGCCAAGCTGGCTCTTGAAAAATCAAGTGAAAGCGGTAACGGTTTCGTAGCGTCATACACACAAGAGGAGTACGATAAAGATCTAAGCATTACTCATGGTCGCGATATTATGAAAATGATCTATAGAGCGATTGAAGATGATGCAGTTATACCTTACATTCAACCTGTTGTAGATATAAAAACGCAGGAAGTAGAACTCTTTAGTAGCTATGTACGCATTATGCAGGAGGAAAAAGTCTACTCACCTGAGACCTTTTTAAATATTGCTCAAAATGCACATCAGATGTCAATGATTACACGTTCAATGATTAAAAGTACTTTCGCTTTAAGTAGAAAAAATGAACATAATAAAGCACTTTTTACGATCTATCTTGCCAATGAAGATTTTTATGATGAATCACTTTTACCTTATATTCTTTTTTGGTCCTCTAGATATAATATAGAACCATCGTGTATAGCCTTTGAGATTTCTCAGACAGATTTTACAGAAGATGAGATAAATAAAAACTTCTCACTTTTAAATGAGCTCAAAAAGAACGGTTTTCAATTTGTTTTGAATAACTTTGGTTTAAATAACTATAATCTTGTAGCAGTTTTAGAATTTCAACCACAATATATTAAACTACATCCAAAGTTACTGAAAAAGGGTATGCTACATAATCGGCATCAAAATATAGAAAAAATTATTGCAATTATTCATCTCATAGGTGCTAAAGCGATTGCAACACACATATCAGATAAAGAACTTTTAGATTTTATGGAAACAACATCGATTGATTATATTCAAGGATATCAAGTTTGTGCTCCATACAAGGTAGAAACATATGAATGA
- a CDS encoding response regulator transcription factor, translated as MKILLLEDEYMLSRSIRTYLLNKGYFVDHFDNGIDVMNAVKSQKYDFYVLDINTPLMSGLECLKEIVKLHPGTPKIIISAYHDIDSITEAFDLGCSDYLKKPFNLKELELRIDRLTSQVLAKQEVEATTIVKLSKEYTFDTQTNLLYYKDEVQTFTKREYALLVLFISNRGQIIPDESIRSFIWDGEDVENSTIRSLVNRLRSKLHVDLIENVRGFGYMMRKGDDV; from the coding sequence ATGAAAATATTATTACTTGAAGATGAGTATATGCTCTCTCGATCAATTCGTACCTATCTTTTAAATAAAGGGTATTTTGTAGACCATTTTGATAACGGTATAGATGTGATGAATGCGGTAAAATCCCAAAAATATGATTTTTACGTATTAGATATCAACACACCTCTTATGAGTGGGCTAGAGTGTCTTAAAGAGATTGTAAAACTTCATCCAGGTACACCAAAAATTATTATAAGTGCGTATCACGATATAGACTCTATTACCGAAGCGTTTGACTTGGGATGTAGTGATTATTTAAAAAAACCTTTTAATCTTAAAGAATTAGAACTGCGTATTGACCGCCTTACCTCTCAGGTATTGGCAAAACAAGAGGTAGAGGCGACAACAATTGTAAAACTCTCTAAAGAGTACACTTTCGATACCCAGACAAATCTTTTATACTATAAAGATGAAGTACAAACATTTACAAAACGGGAATATGCGCTTTTAGTACTTTTTATCAGTAACAGAGGGCAGATTATTCCCGATGAGAGTATTCGCTCTTTTATATGGGACGGAGAGGATGTAGAGAACTCTACCATTCGTTCTTTGGTGAATCGTTTGCGTTCAAAACTGCATGTGGATCTTATTGAAAATGTACGAGGCTTTGGTTATATGATGAGAAAGGGTGATGATGTCTAA